In a genomic window of bacterium:
- a CDS encoding zinc ABC transporter substrate-binding protein, whose product MIRVLALLVLAAAAAHAEPLRVCATTPDLASITTGVGGPDVTIVTFARGTEDPHFVEAKPSFVRDLSRCQLLVLNGLEVEIGWLPALLDQARNAAVRPGGPGYLDAATAITPAEVPSGTVDRSMGDVHPYGNPHYLTDPMNGLRVAGAVRDRLARLVPEQAAAFGTRYDAFRTAVGTKLLGETLVQKYAEWEKLVQLADYDKLDAFLAGAGDAGALGGWLGAMRPYRGTKAVDDHPLWPYFARRFGLVVVGHMEPKPGIPPTTRHLAELIELMQAQDVRLILAASYYDPRHARFLAEHTQAKVVALANQVGSRPGVDDYLAVTDWNVSHVVDALAGRG is encoded by the coding sequence ATGATCCGCGTCCTCGCGCTCCTCGTCCTCGCGGCCGCTGCGGCGCACGCCGAGCCGCTCCGCGTCTGCGCCACCACCCCGGACCTCGCCAGCATCACGACCGGCGTCGGCGGTCCCGACGTCACCATCGTCACGTTCGCACGCGGCACGGAGGATCCGCACTTCGTCGAGGCCAAGCCGAGCTTCGTGCGCGACCTGAGCCGCTGCCAGCTCCTCGTGCTGAACGGCCTCGAGGTCGAGATCGGCTGGCTGCCCGCGCTCCTCGACCAGGCCCGCAACGCCGCCGTACGACCCGGCGGCCCCGGCTACCTCGACGCCGCGACGGCGATCACGCCCGCCGAGGTGCCGAGCGGTACCGTCGACCGCTCGATGGGCGACGTCCACCCCTACGGCAACCCGCACTACCTCACCGATCCCATGAACGGGCTGCGCGTCGCCGGCGCCGTACGCGATCGCCTCGCACGACTCGTTCCCGAGCAGGCGGCGGCGTTCGGCACGCGCTACGACGCGTTCCGCACCGCCGTGGGCACGAAGCTCCTCGGCGAGACGCTCGTGCAGAAGTACGCCGAGTGGGAGAAGCTCGTGCAGCTCGCCGACTACGACAAGCTCGACGCCTTCCTCGCCGGCGCGGGCGACGCCGGGGCCCTCGGCGGCTGGCTCGGCGCGATGCGGCCGTATCGCGGCACCAAGGCCGTCGACGACCACCCGCTGTGGCCCTACTTCGCGCGCCGCTTCGGGCTCGTCGTCGTCGGCCACATGGAGCCCAAGCCCGGCATCCCGCCCACGACGCGGCACCTGGCCGAGCTGATCGAGCTGATGCAGGCGCAGGACGTGCGGCTGATCCTGGCCGCGTCGTACTACGACCCGCGCCACGCCCGCTTCCTCGCCGAGCACACACAGGCGAAGGTCGTCGCGCTCGCGAACCAGGTCGGCTCCCGCCCCGGCGTCGACGATTACCTCGCGGTCACCGACTGGAACGTCTCCCACGTGGTCGACGCGCTGGCGGGCCGCGGATGA